Proteins encoded by one window of Blautia faecicola:
- the aroD gene encoding type I 3-dehydroquinate dehydratase, protein MNTVKVRNITIGEGRPKICVPIVGKTREEILKEAATFSALPVDVAEWRVDWYDDVFNTEEVLTTAKQLNEALGEIPVLFTFRTSKEGGEKEISPEQYAQLNKAVAESGYVDLVDVEAFTGDEIVTSIISHAHANGVKVIASNHDFAKTPEKDEIVRRLRKMQTLGADIPKIALMPTCKKDVLTLLEATLEMSEQYADRPIITMSMAGTGVVSRLTGETFGSALTFGAASKASAPGQIGVHELKQVLDIIHKSL, encoded by the coding sequence ATGAATACTGTAAAAGTAAGAAACATTACCATCGGCGAAGGCAGACCGAAGATCTGTGTTCCGATCGTTGGTAAAACCCGCGAGGAAATTCTCAAAGAAGCCGCTACCTTCTCCGCACTGCCTGTAGATGTTGCAGAGTGGCGTGTAGACTGGTACGATGATGTCTTCAATACAGAGGAAGTTCTGACCACCGCAAAGCAGTTGAACGAAGCTTTGGGTGAGATTCCTGTACTCTTCACCTTCCGAACCTCCAAGGAAGGCGGAGAAAAAGAAATTTCACCGGAACAGTATGCACAGTTAAACAAAGCCGTGGCGGAAAGCGGCTATGTGGATCTGGTGGATGTGGAAGCATTTACCGGGGATGAGATTGTGACCTCCATCATTTCTCATGCCCATGCAAATGGCGTAAAAGTCATCGCTTCCAACCATGACTTTGCAAAAACTCCTGAGAAAGACGAGATTGTTCGTCGTCTCAGAAAGATGCAGACTCTCGGTGCAGACATTCCGAAGATTGCTCTGATGCCGACCTGCAAAAAAGACGTTCTGACACTTTTAGAAGCCACTCTGGAAATGTCAGAACAGTACGCAGACCGCCCGATCATCACCATGTCTATGGCCGGAACGGGTGTTGTAAGCCGTCTGACCGGTGAGACCTTTGGTTCCGCACTGACCTTCGGTGCCGCTTCCAAAGCTTCTGCACCGGGACAGATCGGTGTCCATGAATTGAAACAGGTTCTGGACATCATACACAAAAGTCTGTAA
- a CDS encoding shikimate dehydrogenase — protein MAERITGHTELIGLMAYPIRHSSSPAMQNEAFAKLGYDYAYLAFEVGADEIEDAVKAIRTLKMRGSNVSMPNKTLVGQYLDELSPAAELCGAVNTIVNDNGHLTGHITDGIGFMQALKDNNIDVIGKKMTIVGAGGAATAIEIQAALDGVAEIVIFNRKDEFWERAVSTVEKINTRTSSHAVLYDLAELDKLKEEMNDSYLFVNATGVGMKPLEGQSVVPDKSYFRPELIVVDVPYSPLETKMRSMAKEVGCKTMNGLGMMLFQGSAAFELWTGEPMPIEHMKEVLNIKYD, from the coding sequence ATGGCAGAAAGAATCACAGGACACACAGAACTTATCGGACTGATGGCATACCCGATCCGTCACTCCAGTTCACCGGCAATGCAGAACGAAGCATTTGCAAAATTAGGTTACGACTATGCATATCTGGCATTCGAAGTTGGTGCCGACGAAATCGAAGATGCAGTAAAAGCCATCCGTACTCTGAAAATGAGAGGATCCAACGTATCCATGCCAAACAAAACACTGGTAGGACAGTATCTTGACGAACTGTCACCGGCTGCTGAGCTTTGCGGCGCTGTCAATACCATTGTCAATGACAACGGCCATCTGACCGGTCATATCACAGACGGTATCGGTTTTATGCAGGCTCTGAAGGACAACAACATTGACGTCATTGGCAAAAAAATGACCATCGTAGGTGCCGGCGGCGCTGCTACAGCTATTGAGATCCAGGCAGCGCTGGACGGGGTTGCAGAAATCGTAATCTTCAACCGCAAAGATGAATTCTGGGAGCGTGCAGTATCTACTGTAGAAAAGATCAATACCAGAACTTCTTCTCATGCAGTTCTCTACGATCTGGCAGAACTTGACAAACTGAAAGAGGAAATGAACGACAGCTACCTGTTCGTCAACGCTACCGGTGTTGGTATGAAACCGCTGGAAGGACAGTCCGTAGTACCGGACAAATCTTACTTCCGTCCGGAGCTGATCGTTGTTGATGTTCCTTATTCTCCACTGGAGACAAAGATGCGTTCCATGGCTAAAGAAGTTGGATGCAAGACCATGAACGGTCTGGGCATGATGCTGTTCCAGGGATCTGCTGCTTTCGAGCTGTGGACCGGCGAACCGATGCCTATCGAACACATGAAAGAAGTTCTGAACATCAAATACGACTAA
- a CDS encoding oxidoreductase, protein MKGNYQHIFTPLTVKNMTIKNRITMMPMGTNYGEQNGEMSFLHINYYEQRAKGGTGLIIVENASVDSPQGSNGTTQLRIDHDNYLPRLFKFCENIHRYGTCVAIQINHAGASAVSSRINMQPVSASDVPTKAGGDIPRPLTKDEILDIVKKYGQAAKRAQIAGFDAVEIHAGHSYLISQFLSPTTNKRTDEFGGSVENRTRFCRMVIEEVRKQVGPFFPIMLRLSADEMVEGGNTLEDTLKYLEYVQEEVDIFDVSCGLNSSIQYQIDANYMKDGWRSYMPRAVKEKFGKPCISMGNIRDPKVAEKILADGDADLIGMGRGLIADPEWVNKVATGHECDIRKCISCNIGCAGNRIGFNRPIRCTVNPSVLEGDTYRSQKVNKNCNVVVIGGGTAGLEAACTAAEVGCNTFLLEEKETLGGLAAEISKIPAKKRLADFPHYLEHRAVGLDNLYIFTGTQATPENIRKFHPNLIVNATGSGPLLPPINGLMDNIDKEGGNVYSILGMISHINDFPQDLEGKKVAVIGGGAVGLDVVEFFAARKADISIVEMMDQIGRDLDPVTKNDTRCMMKKHDVHQLTKTALLEVKADSFLVKGSEGEYELPFDYGFVCLGMRAKGQLYPQLLEAFADDDVEVINIGDSQRARRIIDGTMEGRNILYHLTQRGYLD, encoded by the coding sequence ATGAAAGGCAATTATCAGCATATCTTCACCCCATTGACAGTGAAAAATATGACTATCAAAAACCGTATCACCATGATGCCAATGGGTACCAACTATGGTGAACAGAACGGTGAAATGAGTTTTCTTCATATTAACTATTATGAGCAGCGTGCCAAAGGCGGTACCGGTCTGATCATCGTGGAAAACGCCAGTGTAGACTCTCCGCAGGGCTCCAACGGTACCACTCAGCTGCGTATCGATCATGACAATTATCTGCCTCGTCTGTTCAAGTTCTGCGAAAATATCCATCGATACGGTACCTGTGTGGCTATTCAGATCAACCATGCCGGTGCTTCGGCAGTATCATCCCGTATCAACATGCAGCCGGTATCTGCCTCTGATGTACCGACCAAAGCCGGCGGCGATATCCCGCGCCCTCTGACCAAAGACGAGATCCTGGATATCGTAAAAAAATACGGACAGGCCGCAAAACGTGCACAGATTGCAGGTTTTGACGCTGTAGAGATCCATGCAGGTCATTCTTACCTGATCAGCCAGTTCCTCTCTCCTACCACCAACAAACGTACTGACGAATTCGGTGGTTCCGTAGAAAACAGAACACGTTTCTGCCGTATGGTCATCGAAGAAGTCAGAAAACAGGTAGGACCTTTCTTTCCGATCATGCTGCGTCTGAGTGCAGATGAGATGGTAGAAGGTGGAAACACACTGGAAGATACTCTGAAATATCTGGAATATGTACAGGAAGAAGTGGATATCTTCGACGTATCCTGTGGTCTGAACAGCTCCATCCAGTATCAGATCGATGCCAATTATATGAAAGACGGATGGCGTTCCTACATGCCAAGAGCTGTCAAAGAAAAATTCGGCAAACCATGTATCTCCATGGGAAATATCCGTGATCCGAAAGTTGCGGAAAAGATCCTGGCTGACGGCGATGCTGATCTGATCGGTATGGGCCGTGGACTGATCGCGGATCCGGAATGGGTAAATAAAGTTGCAACCGGTCACGAATGTGATATCCGCAAATGTATCTCCTGTAACATCGGATGTGCCGGAAACCGTATCGGCTTCAACCGTCCGATCCGTTGTACGGTCAACCCGTCCGTACTCGAAGGCGATACCTACAGATCCCAAAAAGTCAATAAAAACTGTAACGTAGTTGTGATCGGTGGAGGTACCGCAGGTCTGGAAGCTGCCTGTACAGCTGCTGAGGTAGGATGTAACACTTTCCTTCTGGAAGAAAAAGAGACTCTGGGCGGTCTGGCTGCTGAGATCTCCAAGATCCCGGCAAAGAAACGTCTGGCTGATTTCCCGCACTATCTGGAACACCGTGCAGTCGGTCTGGATAACCTCTATATCTTTACCGGAACCCAGGCAACGCCGGAAAATATCCGCAAATTCCATCCGAACCTGATCGTCAACGCGACCGGCTCCGGCCCTCTGCTTCCTCCGATCAATGGTCTGATGGATAATATTGACAAAGAAGGCGGAAATGTTTATTCTATCTTAGGTATGATCAGTCATATCAACGATTTTCCGCAGGATCTGGAAGGCAAAAAAGTCGCTGTTATCGGTGGCGGTGCCGTAGGTCTTGATGTTGTGGAATTCTTTGCGGCACGTAAAGCGGATATCTCTATCGTTGAAATGATGGATCAGATCGGCCGTGATTTGGATCCGGTAACCAAAAACGATACCAGATGCATGATGAAAAAACATGACGTACATCAGCTGACGAAAACTGCCCTTTTGGAAGTAAAAGCAGATTCCTTCCTGGTAAAAGGCAGCGAAGGTGAATACGAACTGCCATTTGACTATGGTTTCGTATGTCTTGGTATGAGAGCCAAAGGACAGCTGTATCCACAGCTTCTGGAAGCATTCGCTGATGACGATGTAGAAGTGATCAACATCGGTGACAGCCAGAGAGCCCGCCGTATCATCGACGGAACCATGGAAGGAAGAAATATTCTTTATCATCTGACCCAAAGAGGTTATCTGGATTAA